In the Colius striatus isolate bColStr4 chromosome 3, bColStr4.1.hap1, whole genome shotgun sequence genome, ggtggggggagcccttgcacaggttgctcagggagggtgtggaggctccttccttggagggcttcaagacccacctggacacgttcctatgccacctgatctaggtgggagctgcttctgcagaggagttggactggatgatctccaaaggtcccttccaaccccaccatgctgtgattctgtggttctattaACACAGTGTGGTATGTGTTGCAGGGAGGGACTCACACTgctgagttcttcattccctgaggtaaagcTGCCTGCTGGTACCGTGTTGCTGGCTCTGGCACTGTAAAAGCAAACGTCACCCTGTCCTCATGTAGAGGAACTGATAAAAACAACCCTTTAGGCCagtcaccaacaggggccactcttggaatcattgcaggagagggtaatcctgccTGCAAAGCACCCATATCACTGCACTGACAGCTCTTAAATCGTGTCACAGCCACCATTGCTCATTTTTCAGGGACAGTAAAAACTGGTGTGTTCCATGGACTAGTgcatggcttaatatgacctttgaATAATTGTTCATGAATCTgggtgagcttttctttgccCAGCAGCCATTGATCAACCCagactggtttatctgtgagccaggttaaccAGGACTGGTCACTCATCAATGGCCACCACTAAACATTCCCACTTGCCACacaaaagcccatttggcttaaggcgtctctgcCTAAAAGCCAGGCTGAAGTGTTCATCACAGGGCATTGAATTTGCACACACCTATTTTCTTCACCCTGGATCCACACTGCAGTCATGTCTCTGCTAAGTTTTGTCACCTGTGTGCCTCCTACTCTGACCACAGGGGTGTCTAAAGTCCCTAAAGGCCAGCTTTCTGGCCAATAGGATGATGGAACAATGGTTGTGTCTGCTCCTGTATCCAGTGACacgttgtacccaaccatgtagTCACCacttggatgttggaatacaactgtctgagtgggctttgctgtgaaagtggcattgccagtcttacctcaggtacttcAGTgcatccaaaaccaccatctcgaCGCTCTCCAGCACCTGTGGGTGGAACTTTAGCCATGAAGGGAACTAGCTGAGCTGTcctagttcctttaggtatataaactggtggctgccaaactttaaccattattccaatgtttccttgatgatctgcatcaataacaccAGGGAGCACGAAAACACCTTGTCAAGAGGCCAATGACCATCccaaagcagagcacttaaaccacAGCCAAGTGGTCCATGAGCGCTGGATGGGATGTTACATCTgtattgtggatggttacatctactgctgtttccacatcagTCCTGTGCTTCGTGCAGTGGCTGATGTGAGGCCATGCAGGCAGCCACTGGTGTGGAAGGTGTTTTTGTGTCACCACACTCGCCCTCCTTGTGCTCGTTAACCCATTTCCCTTCGGCGTGCCGTGTCTGGCCCCTTGAGAGCAGCACTCGGTGGCTCTgtgtccaaacttgccacatctgtaacaactgCCATTGAGCCTGCCCTTGGACCCCCATGGTCtggtggagctgtttgtccacACCAATGCTCTGCATCGACATTGTTCTCGTTTTTCCACAGCTGAAGCATTTCAGCCTCCGGTTTCCTTTGTCCTGCCGAGCTAATGGCTTCAATGCTGGTGCCATTGCCTCAGCCAGATGTGCCAATGatcctgctggagagcagccttCTCTCATGTCAACACCACTCctgggagagcctgcaggatctccttacagtcatggttagcattagcaactgcccagTGCAGTCCCATTTCAGCTTTTACATCAGCTGACACACCTGGTGTAccatccagagctgctctgagacCATCATAAAAGGGTCATCAGGGTTCTGTATGATGGTTGTGTGTGGGGGAGCTGGCACCCCCACGTCAGGGACGATCTCAAACGCTTGatgagccagtgtctgtgttataaaatagcttcatgcagtcgggcttgtagCTGAGGGGCAGCCAACAGCCCTTTTCCCAACGTCATATCCACTGTGATGGCTCCTCGTGGATCTCCCTGCTGTGAGTCCTTATTTCCTACCATTGCCACATCTCCTtcttcccattcagactcccacaGTAgcacctgagtgggcttcaggaaggtttctgcgaGCTTCCAGCactcaaatggagtcattaatctgCTGGTGAAAAAGTGATCTGAGAAGGTTTGAACATATGGGTTGGTCAAGCCGTGTTGCATCACAGCTTCCTGGCCTTCCCTCACCAACTTCCAGGCCAAAGGTGCCCATTATCACGTGCTGCtgttactggaaaggcttgtggaatgaATTCTCCTTCTGTTACTGCCTCGcttatgaggcctctccatttcttagccgggtcatagtcatctggctgggggtctctgagcacctgtgggggtCAGACTTTAACCTCTGGTTGGGTTAATTCATCAGTCCATTCCAGCAGTTGGtgagctgttgcttttggcttttccatcagttcctccacaTGGCCCAAGGTCTGTTTCAGATCTTCTCCGTGCCTTATTAATCCTTCTGTAACGATTGTCTTTGTGGGtcttccccttcactagatgttgggggtgatgatggacgAGGGATGCACTCAGgggttgatgagctcaggggcaatggctcCGTAGTGTCATGGGCACGGTGTAACTTTGGTTCTCTCAggcatggcagcaggatggaCGGGGCAGGACAgaaagggtgggtgggaggagAAACAATGCACACATTCGGCTCCTGggacggtgctctagggggtgggctcacatccacactctcctcctctagaggtggagccgatggcactatGAAGCCACCACCTGCAGAGAAGATGTTCTgtgctcaggcagcagctgtagcacgCTCAGCCTGGAGCTGTTGTGCACTGGATGGTACCAGTTTACACAGCCCAATGGCATCACTGAAAGCATCTCCCAGCCTTTCCCACTGCCCCACTTCATACACTTACTGTGGGGAGGCGAAGCAGCCTACATCCTGCATCCCTCTCACAGGATCTCACAGCTCTTTCATAgctgaatcctttctcagcaaggacaTGCTGGAGGCTGTcagtgttttcctctttgctcatcacCTTTCCCACTGTAGTGGGCTCACTTGTCTTCTCAGACAGGACTCTGGGCcgttttctgccgagggttcttaatccaaccagTTCAGCTGATCACCAAGTGTTGCAACGATGCAACAGCATTCATTCAAAGACGTGGAGCAGCCAGgcaatgcacgtgcagagacgtacacagGCAGTGCAGAGCAACCAgcagagctgactcaaagccacccttcccttgccagctccttccttatatgctgcttccacccatgtgatcaccccGGGGCCCAAGTGATTAACTCACAGCACCTGCTTCTGATAATTGgcagtagcttgccagctgcagtAACTTGTCcctgccatctttattcaagctccAAGTCATATCTGTACCTACAGAGAAGGCACTcagtagttctgccttctctgcatcctcggccACCAGGGCTGCCCTGGTGTTCGGCAGCGGGGCCAcgttccccctcaccatccctctgctgctgatgtacttgaaaatgcCTCATTCCTGTCCTTAACCTCCCTGGCTACATTTCATTCCAGAAGGGCTGAGGCCTTGCTagctgcacctctgcatgctgTGTCTCCCCCTTGGCCTGAAGCCCTCGTTCCCCTGTGGCTCCCTGTGTGCCCAGAGGCAgggcagcccctcagccctggctgctgctctcGCCACCACCACGCACTcagctctttttgttttccacattTATTGCTGAATTACCTTTTGAACCatattttttattgttctcAGTGTTGTGTTTCCCTTGACATTGGCAAAACTTGCCCCAAAGGCCTCCTGCTGCCCCCCCAGCGCTGGgtgcctggcagctgctgctgcttgggctgggctttggggggttttgTCCCAAAGCCATTTCATCTcattaaaaaggaagaacaacGTTTAATTTGGGCAACTTAACCCTTTGTTAGCAGGGGCCTAGGGGCTGTGTGACCCAGCTCTGAGCTGGTGGGCAACTGGGTGTTGGTCTCTTGCCTTTGGAAGGGGTACAGgtggcagagggggaggaggaggaaacagCTCTGTACACATGGAGGGGACCAGCCAGACCAGCCCCAGACGCTCAtccccagggcagcacaggaggGCTGGGgactggcagctgctggagacgAGGGGGCACCTGCTCTCTGGGCaaaggagatgctggagagacccccccagacccagcagctcttccctgtgGGGCAGAAACCCACCCAGCCCCCACAGAGCCTCGGGGAGGGGAGATGGTGACGAGCCCGTGGCCAGCgctggggctgtgggcaccCAGGGCAGGGGGGATCAGCCAGAGAGCGAGTAAGGCAGCGTGCCAGCCCGGGGGGCACGGCCAGGGGGCACGAGGGGCACGGCCAGGCCCTCAGTAATCCTCCACCCAGCCGTTCTCCGAGATGAAGGCGTCGATCACCTCCTTCATGGCGAGGTTGGGGATCAGCTGGTCCTGGGTCAGGGGGCTCCGTGTCACCGGGTCGAAATGCCCCACACGCTGCAAGGGAGGGCACAGGGCTGCTCACGCTGCTCCCACAGGCACAGCACCCCTGTGCAGGGGCTTCCCCTGGCACCATTCCCTGCCCACGGCCGCCCCCACGTCGGGCAGGGCCCGGCAGCGCCCGCCACCCCCGCGGGCACCCGCACGGGCAGGTCCCTGGCACCACGCTCAGGGCGGCTGCCGAGCCCCGTGTCGGGCAAGCAGCTGCCTGCAAGGGCTGTGGGCAAGGGCTGTGGGGTACCTGGAGGTGCTCCTCGATGTCCTTCCTGTCGTAGGTGATGCCGCTGGGAGTGATGCAGGGCTCCCGCATCAGCTCGAAGCTGATCTTCCCGCACAGGTAGTCGGGGATGTCCCGCTTCTGCCGCCAGGGAAGCAGAGCTGGGTCAGGGGCTGGGAGGTGGCACCGGCCCGGGGTTAGAGCGAGCGGCTAGAGCCAGGCACACACTCACCTTCCTCTTCTCATCCACCTGAGAAAAGAGCTCGTCCATGTCTGCCAAGTACTTGTCCTGAAAGAGAAGGGCCCTGAGGGTGAGGGGACCCTGCTGCAGGGGGCcacagtgcccagggagaggcCCACAGGTGCCAGGAGAGGCAGGGACAAGGCAGCAGGTCGGATGGCACGGCAGGAGTGAGGCAGCTTAAAAATAACCTGCCTTTGTGGGGCTATTTTTGGAGTGGGATTAGTTCCCCACAGGCCAAGAGCCACAGGGAACAACAGGGACAGCgcagagccctggcaggggcagagggggcactgtcaggaggggacaggaaagccccacagcagcagctgcagccacgcAGCCGGGGCACACACGTGCTCTGCCTGGGGTGCTCCTGGCTtcgccctgtgctgctgccgtggctggagcagcacccagggatgaggatgggaggaggaaggcCCGGCTGGATCCCTGCAGCCCgtcctgagcagccccagcgcCCCTTGCTCACGTGCTTGGCCTCAATGCTGGCCAGCTGCACTCGGCTCCGGCTCTCCTCCGCATTCTCCTCCTGCTGAGCCTTCCTGCACTCCGCCAGCTCCCTGGGACAGAGCCGGGGGAGGGATCAGCCTTGAGGCAGGGACACTCTCCCTCCCTGAGCCGCGGGGGCTCAGCGCCGCCTTACCTCTCCTTCTCGGCCATGATCAGCTTGGTCAGGTAGGAGTGCAGCTCGTTCTCCTGGTTGATGCGCTTCTCCTCGATGCTGTTCCAGCGCTTCTTCTTGGCGATGCGCAGCGCGCTGGGGATGTCGTCCCCGAAGTTCAGCCGCTGCTCCTTGGCCAGGTTGTAGGCTGGGCAGAGGAAGGGGCACAGCTCACAGCCACCACGCCATCTCCACGCCCCCCGACCCATTCCCAGCGGGGGAAGGACACGGGCACGGCGCCCACTCACCCCTCTGCAGGTTGGCGATGGCCTCGTCGTAGTTCTCCATCTCCATCTGGCACTGGCCCAGGAAGAAGTGAGCCTTGACCGACTGCCCGTCCAGCTCCAGCGCCCGCTTGCAGTCTGCCAGCGCCTTGTCGTGCTGCTGCATCTTCAGGTAGCACAGAGCCCGGTTGGTGTAGTACACGGCCACCAAAGGGTTGCGGTTCTGCGGGGGGACAAGGCGTGGTGGCTGACTGGCAGCCGGGTGGCTGACTGGCAGCGGGGTGGCTGGCTGACAGCGGGGTGGCTGACTGACAGCGGGGTGGCTGACTGGCAGCGGGGTGGCTGACTGGCAGCGGGGTGGCTGACTGGCAGCGGGGTGGCTGACTGACAGCGGGGTGGTTGGGCCAGCCGGCTGTGCCACAGCGTCACCCCGCTGATTGCACCCTGTGGGGAGGCACCGGCGGGGATGGGCTGTGAGCTGTGTGTTCCCTCCCCGGGGGGGAAACAGCCCCCCACGGCAGCAGGCACTGGCTGAGGGGAGGGGATCCTTCTGCCCTGTCCCAGCCTGGGGATGGAGTTGGGTGGGGGATGGACACAGGAGGGTCCAGCTCAGAGCCCGggggtgggacagggctggctGAGGGGGTGCAAGCCCAGGAGGAGGCCAGGGCCAGGAGGGTGGCTGGGCCAGGACCGGGGGCAGTAGGACGGGACAGTGCGGGGCGGCGGGTGCAGGCCCAGGGAGGGGATCCAGCGCCGGAAAAGGGTGTCCAGGCCCGGGGAACAGAAGAGTCTCATCCCGGGAGCGGCCAGGCCGGAGGGTCCCGTGCCGGGAGGAGCGCGGCCGGTGCCCGGGGCGGGCTTGTGGGGGTGGAGGCGGAGGCCCGTCGGCCCCTTCCCGGGGCTCGTTCCCAGCccggggggggttggggggggtgTCCCGTCCCCGCCAGCGTATCCCAGCGGCCGTTCCCAGCCCGGGGAGCGACTCCCGTCCCCACGGGCCCCCGTTCCCGGGCGGCCGCCGGGACTCACGATGGCGCGTCCGTAGCAGGCGGCGGCCTCCGGGTACTTGCGGCCGCCGAAGAGCCGGTTTCCCTGCTCCTTGTGCTCCTGCGCGCTGTGGCTCTTCTCGGGgctgccgctgcctccccccGAGCCCGGCGCCGCCGTCCCGGGCCCCGCCGCTCCGCCCTCCcgctcctccttccccttcatggccgcggcccggcccggccgagGGGCCGCCGGCTCCGCTCGCTCCGGCCGCTCCGGCGGCTCCGGCGGCTCCGCGCACTGCGACAGCGCCGCTTCCGGGGGGCGGGGGCCTCGAGGGGGCGGAGCCtcgagggggcggggcctcggagggggcggggcctcggaGGGGCGGGGCCAGGGGCGGGCTGAGGCTcgtggggatggggggggagGAACGGGGCTGGATGGGGAgtgaggggctggaggaggtTGGAGGGGCGCAGAGGGATGGGGCTGGATGAGAGGTTAATGGGGAGGTTGAGGGGTGCAGAAGGATGTGAGGATGGatgcgggagggagggaggggggctgggtggaGATTGGGGAGTGCAGAGAGGTGTGGGGTTGGAGGGGGGTCTGCGAGGATAGAGGGGGGTTAATGGGGAGGttgggggtgcagggaggtgTACAGCTGGATGGGGGGGTGAGGAGAGGTTGGAGAGGTGCAGGGCTGGATGGGGGTTAATGGGGAGGTTGGGGTGGTTGCAGAAGGATGAGGGAGTGAGGGAGGCTGGGAGGAGGTTGGAGGGGTGCAGAGGGATGTGGGGCTCGATGGGGGGGTgagaggggctggggagagaTTGGAGGGGTGCAGAGGGGTGTAGGGCTGGATGGGGGGCTAATGGGCATGTCGGGGTGGTTGCAGAGGGATGTGGGGTTGGATGGGGGGCTGTGAGGATAGAGGGGGGTTAATGGGGAGGTTGGGGAGTGCAGGGAGGTGTACAGCTGGATGGGGGGGGTGAGGAAGGCTGAGGGTAGGAGGAAGGGTGTAGGGCTGGATAGGGGGGATatggaggggaagggggctgtggggggggcTGTGAGGATGGAGGGAGTGGATTGGGAGGTGCAGAGGGGTGTAGGGCTGGGTGGGGGGTACTGGGGGGATGGAGAAGGTGCAGAGGGGtgtgcagggagatgggggggAAAGGGGCCGTCAGGGGATGCAGGGGGCTGGAAGGGGGGGTTAtggtggggcagggggctgaggCGGTGCAGGGAGGTGTGAGGATTGATGAGAGGGGTTCCGGGGGGGTGTGATGGGGAAGGGGTGCAGAAGGGTGAGAGGCTGAAGAGACGGTTGGTGGGGGGGATGCAGAGCTGGGGGGGGTGTTGAAGTGGTACAGAAGGGTGGGGGGTGCGGGGGACTGTTTGGGGGTGtggggccagaggtgggtgctCTGGAGCAcgtggggctggaaggggggCAGGGTCTTCAGCGCCCACCTCGTGCTGCAGAGACCCCCCCACCCGGCCCAACGCACCCCCCCGCGGGGCCGTTTCACGCCTCTCCGAGTTTTCTGCTCCAGTaagccgcagccgcagcccccGCTGCCCGCCCCCCAGATCCCCCCGGCACGCGCAGCCTCCGCCACTGtgcaaaatatgtatttatactCCAAAAAGGGTCGGGAGGGGTCGGGGGGGATCGGAGCGGGGCCCCCCGcgcccccagcccagggcagcaaagcgggggggcggggaggggtggtttgggggggctgcGCCTCCGAGGGCTCTGCTGAGCCCAActgagccgagccgagccgagccgagcccaACTGAgctgagccgagccgagccgagccgctCCCGCCGCGCTTTCGCCTCTCTCGCTCTCATTTCTTTATAGTTATTTTGGCGTAGAAAAATAAATCGCTCCTATTTTGGCACCAGTCCttcgggggggggggttggggagggaaACGAGGCGGCCCCCACTTCGGAAAGGGGGTACAGCAGGAAGCTGGAGGGGAATAAGGGGGGTGTCCCCCGCTCGGCCCCTGCCCGGGGGAGGCACATCCCCAGCCCCGGGGGCgctcggggcggggggcggTGCCGGGGCAGGGCTGAAGCATCGCTtagggggtggggaagggggggcACAGCGGGTTTGCCGGGGTGAGGTGCGGGGGGAGGGACGCGCAGCCCATGGGGAGGGGGGGCACGGCGCGCTCGCTAGCACCGAGGGGGCAGAGGGGTGGCCTGTCCCCATGTCGCGCGCAGgagacccctccccacacacGCGCCCCCAGTTGCTCCTCCGGCgagctggggagggcaggggaggcGGCTCACGGCGGGGGGGGGATCTGTGCCCCCAACAGGTCGTAGGCAAAGATGTTCCAGAAGACGGCGAAGAGGAGGAAGGTGCCGTAGGAGAGGAGCAGGACCCACCAGCCGCACTGCGCCCGCAGGCTCTCCTCGTAGCTGCGCAGGATCGTCAGCCCCATGCTGATGCCCACGATGGCCCCGGCCAGATGCGCCATGAAGCTGGGCTGCGGGCCCGACGACGGCAGCGGCGGCGAGAACCGGAGCCACACGGCGCGACCCACCTCCGAGCTCACTGCAACGCAGCCCCCGGGGGGCGCTCAGGGACCCCCGGCACCGGGGCTGCGGGGTTTGGGATGGGGGGGACGCGGGTACTCACTGCACACCAGCGCCAGCACCATCCGCAGCAGCTTGTAGGGACAGCGCATCCCGGCCCAGTTCTGCGGGACCAGGGGCTGTCACTGCGgagggggcgggcggggggcagCGGGCCCCAGCAGAGACACAGCCCCGTGCCATGGGACAGCCCCCCGCCGAGCCCCCCGGTCCTCTGCACCCACCCCAGAGTGCTCACCTTGTGATCATGCCCACCCTATGGAACCCCCCCCAATGTCACATCGTGCTGCTCCCCCCATAACACCCCCCccaatgtcacaccgtgctgccCACCCCATGGAACCCCCCCCAATGTCACACCATGCTGCCCACCCCATAACACCCCCCCccaatgtcacaccgtgctgccCACCCTATGGAACTCCCCCCAATGT is a window encoding:
- the STUB1 gene encoding E3 ubiquitin-protein ligase CHIP; translation: MKGKEEREGGAAGPGTAAPGSGGGSGSPEKSHSAQEHKEQGNRLFGGRKYPEAAACYGRAINRNPLVAVYYTNRALCYLKMQQHDKALADCKRALELDGQSVKAHFFLGQCQMEMENYDEAIANLQRAYNLAKEQRLNFGDDIPSALRIAKKKRWNSIEEKRINQENELHSYLTKLIMAEKERELAECRKAQQEENAEESRSRVQLASIEAKHDKYLADMDELFSQVDEKRKKRDIPDYLCGKISFELMREPCITPSGITYDRKDIEEHLQRVGHFDPVTRSPLTQDQLIPNLAMKEVIDAFISENGWVEDY